DNA sequence from the Maribacter dokdonensis DSW-8 genome:
GATCTTTATCATAAGGTATCTATTTTAAAACTACTGAAGTCCCTTGCCCACAGCACAAATAAAATTATTTTATATACCAGTCATGAAATTGAATTGGCTATTCAATTATGTGATAAAATGCTGATTTTAGACGGAGTCAACAATGCTTTTGACCAACCATGCAATCTCATAAAGAACAAGAATTTTGATACACTCTTCCCAACCGATATGATTTCTTTTGACTCCAATACGGGCTCTTTTAAGATTAAAAAATAGGTTTTTCAACATTTATAAGAAATTAGAGCAGGTATGTTAATTAAAAACAGACCTGCTCTTTTAAACTTTATTGAGCAATCAAGTATCTTTACATGATTACTGCAGTGCACATATGAACGAGATTTACATTTACTTAATTATCGCTATCCTTTGTCTTGCCATAGGATATTTTTTGGGTAATTATATACAGCTTCTAAAAACAAAATCGCGCCAAAGCACTTTAGAGGAACGAGAGCAGCAAATGCTAAACAACCTTTCTGTCTTTCAGGATAGATTAAAGGAAAGTGAAAACCAAAAATTTAAATTACAAACGGATAAAGAACAGCTGGGAAACCAAATAGTGCGTTATCAAGCTGATTTAGATAATTTACGCTTAAAGAACAAAGAGCAGAAAGAGGAAGTAGAAAAGCTTCAAGAAAAATTCACAAAGGAGTTTGAAAATCTTGCCAATAAAATATTGGAAGAAAAGAGTTTAAAATTCACGGAACGTAATGAGAAGAACATCAAGAATATTCTTACTCCCTTAAATGAAAAAATTCTTCTGTTTGAAAAGAAGGTAGAGGAAAGTCAGAAAGAGAATATCAGTATCCATTCCGCTTTAAAAGAACAACTACTACATTTACAAACCCAGAACATTAAGATTACCCAAGAAGCCGAAAACTTGACCAAGGCATTAAAGGGTGATAGCAAAATGCAAGGTAACTGGGGTGAGCTTGTATTAGAACGCGTATTGGAGAAATCTGGTCTAGAGAAGGATCGCGAATATATAGTTCAGCAAAGCTTTAAACGAGAAGATGGTAGTCGTGTGCTACCAGATGTCATCATCAATTTGCCCGATGGTAAAAAAATGGTGGTCGATTCTAAAGTATCTCTTACCGATTACGAACGCTATGTTAATTCAGAAGATGATTTTAAGGAGAAATTCTTAAAAGACCATATAAACTCCCTAAGAAGGCATGTAGACCAATTATCCGCTAAAAAATACGAAGACCTTTATGAGATGGAGAGTCCAGATTTTGTATTGATGTTCGTTCCTATAGAACCTGCGTTTGCAATAGCCATAAACCAAGATAGCTCTTTATACAATAAAGCATTTGAGCAGAACATCATTATTGTTACCCCTTCTACCCTTTTGGCTACTTTACGTACTATAGATAGCATGTGGAACAATGAAAAGCAACAACGAAATGCTATTGAAATAGCAAGACAAGCAGGTGCTCTTTATGATAAATTTGAAGGTTTTGTAAATGACCTGACCAAAGTTGGCAAAAAGATGGATGAGGCCAAAGGTGAATACCGTGGAGCAATGAACAAATTAGTAGAAGGCCGTGGTAATATTGTTACCAGCATAGAGAAGCTGAAAAAAATGGGTGCCAAAGCAAAAAAATCAATTCCTGAGTCCATCCTAAATCGTGCTAGCGAAGATGATGAACATGAAGAAGAACCTATAAAATCATTAGATAACAACCATTAATTCAATTTTAAATTAAACACATGAAAAAAATAGTATCATTACTTTTATTGGGCATAGTACTAATAGGAGCTTTATATTATGCCTTTATCTACTTTGTAACCTTCAGTGAAGGTGTTAGATCTGGCGAACTTATAAAAATAAGTCACAAAGGGGTATTAGTGAAGACTTGGGAAGGCGAAATAAGCCAAGGAATCTCTGGTGCTCAGATATTTTCATTTTCGGTATTGGACAAAGACAAGGAAGTTATAGACAAATTAAAGGAATATCAAGGGCAATATGTAAAAGTAAGTTATGTTGAGCGCTATGCTACCTTCTTTTGGCTAGGAGACACTAAATACTTTATTACAGAGGTTCATGCAGAAAAATCTCCTCATTTTAGAAATTAAATAACCACATTATAGCGAGAAGTTTATGGAAAAGTTCAAAAGCGTAAAAGAATCAAGAGTTTCTATAACAGAATTGATGCTGCCGTCCCATTCCAATTTTGGGGGCAAGGTACACGGTGGCCATATATTAAACTTAATGGATCAAATTGCCTTTGCCTGTGCCTCTAAACACTCACAACAGTATTGTGTAACAGCATCGGTAAATCGCGTTAACTTTCTAAACCCTATAGAAGTAGGAGAATTGGTAACCCTTAAAGCCAGTATTAACTATACCGGCCGTACTTCTATGGTGGTTGGTGTTCGTGTAGAATCGGAAAACATTACCTCTGGTACCAAAAAGCATTGCAACTCATCTTACTTTACCATGGTAGCCAAGGGAACAGATGGTAAAAATGTTCCCGTGCCCGGTCTTATAATTTCAGATGATCAAGGGGTCAGAAGATTTGCAAGAAGTAAATACCGCAAACTAGAAGCTCAAGAAAGAGACACTAAATTCGAGTCAAAATCCTTTAACTCTCAAGATTATATCAAAGAATTGGAATCTGAAAATATTAAGATCGATATGAAGTAAGAAGCTTTGCCGCGGCAGCATCTAAAAACCAGACCAAGTCTTTTGTTTTAGGTGCTACGTGACTTGCCGGGTATTCTAAATAACCCTCTTCCCTATCAACGATTACC
Encoded proteins:
- the rmuC gene encoding DNA recombination protein RmuC translates to MNEIYIYLIIAILCLAIGYFLGNYIQLLKTKSRQSTLEEREQQMLNNLSVFQDRLKESENQKFKLQTDKEQLGNQIVRYQADLDNLRLKNKEQKEEVEKLQEKFTKEFENLANKILEEKSLKFTERNEKNIKNILTPLNEKILLFEKKVEESQKENISIHSALKEQLLHLQTQNIKITQEAENLTKALKGDSKMQGNWGELVLERVLEKSGLEKDREYIVQQSFKREDGSRVLPDVIINLPDGKKMVVDSKVSLTDYERYVNSEDDFKEKFLKDHINSLRRHVDQLSAKKYEDLYEMESPDFVLMFVPIEPAFAIAINQDSSLYNKAFEQNIIIVTPSTLLATLRTIDSMWNNEKQQRNAIEIARQAGALYDKFEGFVNDLTKVGKKMDEAKGEYRGAMNKLVEGRGNIVTSIEKLKKMGAKAKKSIPESILNRASEDDEHEEEPIKSLDNNH
- a CDS encoding acyl-CoA thioesterase is translated as MEKFKSVKESRVSITELMLPSHSNFGGKVHGGHILNLMDQIAFACASKHSQQYCVTASVNRVNFLNPIEVGELVTLKASINYTGRTSMVVGVRVESENITSGTKKHCNSSYFTMVAKGTDGKNVPVPGLIISDDQGVRRFARSKYRKLEAQERDTKFESKSFNSQDYIKELESENIKIDMK